A window from Brassica napus cultivar Da-Ae unplaced genomic scaffold, Da-Ae ScsIHWf_1049;HRSCAF=1471, whole genome shotgun sequence encodes these proteins:
- the LOC125595398 gene encoding 26S proteasome non-ATPase regulatory subunit 13 homolog B-like, with product MAALQYLESQKNAHPELTEWYNSLADLYQKKLWHQLTVKLEQFIALPVFQAGDALIQLYNNFITDFETKINLLKLAHFAVVVSRQYPEKEAAVSYLQGVIEKLRATKESRISEPVSYVETQIALFKLEQGDQKECKKILDDVKTSLDSMTDIDPSVYANFFCVSSQYHKFRQEFSDFYKNALLYLAYTSVESLSESFKLDLAFELSLSALLGENIYNFGELLAHPVLKSLLGTNVEWLYHILQAFNHGDLVQYQELCRVHNAALSAQPALVENEKKLLEKINILCLIEIIFSRPAEDRTIPLSVIAERTKLSIEDVEHLLMKSLSVHLIEGIIDQVDGTVHVSWAQPRVLGIPQIKSLRDQLDSWVDKVHTTLLSVEAETPDLVAA from the exons ATGGCTGCTCTACAATACCTCGAATCTCAGAAAAACGCGCACCCAGAGCTCACCGAGTGGTACAATTCGCTCGCAGATCTGTACCAGAAGAAGCTCTGGCACCAGCTCACCGTCAAGCTCGAGCAGTTCATCGCTCTCCCCGTCTTTCAG GCTGGAGATGCTTTGATTCAGCTATACAACAACTTCATAACCGACTTTGAGACCAAAATCAACCTTCTGAAGCTCGCGCACTTCGCGGTTGTAGTCTCCAGGCAGTACCCTGAGAAAGAAGCTGCGGTCAGTTATCTCCAAGGAGTGATTGAGAAGCTTAGAGCGACTAAAGAGTCACGTATCAGTGAGCCTGTTAGCTATGTAGAGACGCAGATAGCTTTGTTCAAGCTTGAGCAAGGTGACCAGAAGGAATGCAAGAAGATACTGGACGATGTGAAAACCTCTCTTGATAGTATGACCGACATCGACCCATCGGTCTACGCCAACTTCTTCTGTGTGTCTTCTCAGTACCATAAGTTCCGTCAAGAGTTTTCTGATTTCTACAAGAATGCTCTTCTTTACCTCGCTTATACTTCTGTGGAGTCACTCTCTGAGTCGTTTAAGCTG GACTTGGCTTTTGAACTGTCGCTGTCAGCTCTACTTGGAGAGAATATTTACAACTTTGGGGAACTGTTGGCCCATCCAGTT CTGAAGAGTCTGCTTGGAACAAATGTGGAGTGGCTTTACCACATTCTGCAGGCGTTCAACCACGGTGATTTGGTTCAGTACCAAGAACTCTGCCGTGTTCACAATGCAGCCTTGAGCGCACAGCCAGCGCTGGTTGAGAATGAGAAGAAGCTGTTGGAGAAGATCAACATTCTCTGCCTTATTGAGATCATTTTCAG CCGACCAGCTGAAGATAGGACCATACCGTTGAGTGTCATTGCTGAGCGTACTAAGCTTTCAATCGAAGATGTTGAGCACCTTCTCATGAAGAGTTTATCT GTGCACTTGATAGAGGGGATAATAGATCAGGTGGATGGAACTGTGCATGTTTCATGGGCGCAACCGAGGGTGCTAGGGATACCTCAGATCAAGTCATTGAGGGATCAGCTTGATAGTTGGGTTGATAAGGTTCACACTACCTTGTTATCCGTTGAGGCTGAGACACCTGATCTTGTTGCAGCTTAA